The Thermocrinis ruber genome has a window encoding:
- a CDS encoding RsmD family RNA methyltransferase gives MKKSSRKKLLRPTSSMVKQAVFNMLGDIEGMLFIDLFAGTGQMGFMAMERGAEVIFVEKNRKFAQAIKEKGGKVIISDAIKFLEHLEDKPDIIFADPPYDYENYQKLIELALEKLNNGGFFILEHRKGQNFGAEKVKTYGDTALSIWRKEDD, from the coding sequence ATGAAAAAATCAAGTAGAAAAAAACTCCTCAGACCCACTTCATCTATGGTAAAACAGGCGGTGTTCAACATGCTGGGAGACATAGAGGGCATGCTCTTTATAGACCTGTTTGCCGGGACTGGTCAGATGGGTTTTATGGCTATGGAGAGGGGTGCAGAGGTAATTTTCGTGGAAAAGAACAGGAAGTTTGCCCAAGCAATAAAGGAAAAAGGGGGAAAAGTCATTATTTCAGATGCAATAAAGTTTTTAGAACACTTGGAAGACAAGCCAGACATAATCTTTGCAGATCCTCCTTATGATTATGAAAACTACCAAAAACTTATTGAATTAGCCCTAGAAAAACTAAACAATGGAGGATTTTTTATCCTTGAACACAGGAAAGGCCAAAACTTTGGAGCAGAAAAGGTAAAAACTTACGGAGATACCGCCCTATCTATATGGAGGAAGGAGGATGATTAG
- the thiF gene encoding thiazole biosynthesis adenylyltransferase ThiF, with protein sequence MFKFTEEQIKRYARHIILPEVGGKGQEKLLNSKVLVIGAGGLGSPAILYLAAAGVGTIGIVDFDVVDLSNLQRQIIHNTERVGTPKVESARRTVEMLNPDVKVITYNTRISKENIMDIIKDYDVVLDGTDNFPTRFLINDACYFAGKPLVSAAMLRFEGQVSVFDFRMKEQSPCYRCLFPEPPPPGLVPSCQEAGILGSIGGIMGCIQATEAIKLILGIGEPLVGKLLIMDALSMDFRKVKLRKDPNCPLCGEKPVIKELIEYEQVCDVHF encoded by the coding sequence ATGTTTAAGTTTACAGAGGAGCAGATAAAAAGATACGCAAGGCATATAATCCTGCCCGAGGTGGGCGGTAAGGGGCAGGAAAAGTTGTTAAATTCCAAGGTGCTTGTGATAGGCGCAGGGGGTTTGGGTTCCCCCGCCATACTGTACCTGGCAGCAGCCGGTGTGGGAACCATTGGCATAGTGGATTTTGATGTGGTGGATTTGTCAAACCTCCAAAGGCAGATTATCCACAACACCGAAAGGGTAGGCACCCCAAAGGTGGAATCTGCCAGAAGGACCGTGGAAATGCTAAACCCGGATGTGAAGGTGATCACTTATAACACCCGCATAAGCAAAGAAAACATAATGGATATAATCAAGGATTACGACGTGGTCTTGGATGGCACCGACAACTTCCCCACCCGCTTTCTTATAAACGACGCTTGCTACTTTGCGGGCAAGCCTTTAGTTTCCGCCGCCATGCTGAGGTTTGAAGGTCAGGTTTCTGTCTTTGACTTCAGAATGAAAGAACAGTCTCCATGCTATAGGTGTCTCTTTCCAGAACCTCCTCCTCCAGGTCTTGTGCCTTCTTGCCAAGAGGCGGGAATTCTCGGAAGTATTGGGGGCATAATGGGTTGTATTCAGGCCACAGAGGCAATAAAGCTGATATTGGGCATAGGAGAGCCATTAGTTGGTAAGCTCCTTATCATGGATGCCCTTTCTATGGACTTTAGGAAGGTAAAACTGCGCAAGGATCCCAACTGTCCCCTCTGCGGAGAAAAGCCGGTAATAAAAGAGCTTATAGAATACGAGCAGGTTTGTGATGTGCATTTTTGA
- the tkt gene encoding transketolase: protein MRNYFKNASERDWLLINTIRFLSLDQVERAKSGHPGMPLGASHIPYIIYDRFLRFNPKNPKWFNRDRFVLSAGHASAMLYSLLFVMGYELSLEDLKGFRQLGSRTPGHPESFLTPGVEATTGPLGQGIGNAVGMALAEKFLADKFNREGFPIIDHYTFALVSDGDLMEGVSCEVAQLAGHWKLNKLIVIWDNNKVSIDGPTSLAWSEDVLKRFDASGWFVQEVEDGYDLAELEKAIKRAMEQKQKPSFISVRTHLAYGSPKQDDASAHGAPLGKEVALQTKKNFEWPEEEFFVPEEVWGYREEKIKKGELLEREWNTLFERYRESYPELARLLEKSLNKDWEEDYRKLLPEFKDAMATRQASGKVLASISKVIPTLFGGSADLSESNNTYLHGEGDFPQGRNLHFGVREHAMGTILNGMAYHGGIIPYGGTFLVFSDYMRPSIRIASLSSLQIIYVFTHDSIGLGEDGPTHQPVEQLSSLRLIPNLWVLRPADPNEVSVAWHMALKRKDGPTAIILTRQKVPLIDRQEYPSHWSALKGAYVIADTEGTPDVIVFASGSEVYPSLMAKEILEKEGIKVRVVNVFSFEVFEHQPKEYKDYILAPEVKKRVAVEAGRGLLWHKFVGMDGLLITLEEFGRSAPGDVLMDYFGFSPEKIARRIKEWL, encoded by the coding sequence ATGCGAAACTACTTCAAGAACGCAAGTGAGAGAGATTGGCTTTTGATAAACACTATAAGATTTTTGAGCTTGGACCAAGTGGAGAGGGCAAAGTCTGGACATCCGGGTATGCCCCTTGGGGCAAGCCACATTCCCTACATAATCTACGATAGATTTTTGAGGTTTAACCCAAAGAACCCCAAGTGGTTTAACAGGGACCGCTTTGTACTCTCCGCAGGGCACGCCAGCGCCATGCTCTACTCTTTGCTCTTTGTAATGGGTTATGAGCTTAGCCTTGAGGACCTAAAGGGCTTTAGACAGCTTGGTAGCAGAACGCCGGGGCATCCCGAGAGCTTTCTTACACCAGGGGTAGAAGCAACTACTGGACCCCTCGGACAGGGCATTGGCAACGCGGTTGGCATGGCTTTGGCAGAAAAATTCCTTGCGGACAAGTTCAACAGGGAAGGTTTTCCCATAATAGACCACTATACCTTTGCCCTTGTGAGCGACGGGGATCTTATGGAGGGTGTCTCCTGCGAGGTTGCCCAGCTGGCGGGACACTGGAAATTAAACAAGCTAATAGTTATATGGGACAACAACAAGGTTTCCATAGACGGACCCACATCCTTAGCCTGGTCGGAGGACGTGCTAAAGAGGTTTGATGCGTCGGGCTGGTTTGTGCAGGAGGTGGAGGACGGCTACGATTTGGCGGAATTGGAAAAGGCTATAAAGAGGGCGATGGAACAGAAACAAAAGCCCTCCTTTATATCTGTCCGAACTCACTTGGCTTATGGCTCTCCAAAGCAGGATGATGCCAGTGCCCACGGCGCACCCCTTGGAAAGGAAGTAGCCCTGCAAACCAAGAAAAACTTTGAATGGCCTGAAGAGGAGTTCTTTGTCCCCGAGGAGGTGTGGGGCTACAGAGAAGAGAAAATAAAAAAAGGTGAGCTTTTGGAAAGGGAGTGGAACACCCTTTTTGAGAGGTACAGAGAAAGCTATCCAGAGTTGGCAAGGCTTCTGGAAAAGTCTTTGAACAAAGATTGGGAAGAAGATTACAGGAAGCTGTTGCCCGAGTTCAAGGATGCTATGGCAACCCGTCAGGCGAGCGGTAAGGTCCTGGCGTCCATATCAAAGGTCATTCCCACTCTCTTTGGAGGTTCTGCGGACCTCTCGGAATCCAACAACACCTACCTTCACGGAGAGGGAGACTTTCCACAGGGCAGGAACCTACACTTTGGAGTTAGAGAGCATGCCATGGGGACCATTCTCAACGGCATGGCATACCATGGTGGTATTATTCCATACGGTGGCACCTTTTTGGTGTTCTCCGATTACATGAGACCTTCCATAAGGATAGCTTCCCTCTCCAGCTTGCAGATCATTTATGTTTTCACCCATGATTCCATTGGGCTTGGAGAGGACGGACCCACCCATCAACCGGTGGAACAGCTTTCATCCTTGAGGCTCATTCCAAACCTTTGGGTTCTCAGGCCTGCGGACCCCAACGAGGTTAGCGTAGCCTGGCACATGGCACTAAAAAGAAAGGATGGACCCACCGCAATAATCCTTACAAGGCAAAAGGTCCCTCTTATAGACCGCCAAGAATATCCCTCCCACTGGTCTGCACTGAAGGGAGCCTACGTGATAGCGGACACGGAGGGAACACCCGATGTGATAGTCTTTGCCTCCGGCTCGGAGGTTTATCCATCCTTGATGGCAAAGGAGATTTTAGAGAAGGAGGGCATAAAGGTAAGGGTGGTAAACGTCTTTTCCTTTGAAGTCTTTGAACACCAGCCAAAGGAGTATAAAGACTATATTCTTGCACCGGAGGTGAAAAAACGGGTAGCGGTGGAAGCGGGAAGAGGATTGCTCTGGCATAAATTTGTTGGGATGGATGGTCTTTTGATCACCCTTGAGGAGTTTGGAAGGTCCGCACCCGGTGATGTGCTCATGGACTACTTTGGCTTTAGCCCCGAAAAAATTGCAAGGAGGATCAAGGAATGGCTGTAG
- the folE gene encoding GTP cyclohydrolase I FolE: MAVDKEKLKQAIRLFLEAIGEDPDREGLKETPERVARMWEEFDRQRSFDFKLFEEFGDYNEMVLVKDINIYSLCEHHLLPFFGKAHIAYIPNGIVCGLSKLVRTVRAFALRPQVQERLTNQIADFLMEQLKPKGVAVVLEMEHLCMSMRGVMSPGHITTTSALRGIFLSDLRTREEFLKLIGKSNQ, translated from the coding sequence ATGGCTGTAGATAAAGAGAAGTTAAAGCAAGCCATAAGGCTCTTTTTGGAGGCAATAGGAGAAGACCCAGATAGAGAAGGGCTAAAAGAGACACCCGAGCGGGTGGCCCGCATGTGGGAGGAGTTTGACCGCCAAAGGTCCTTTGACTTCAAGCTGTTTGAGGAGTTTGGAGATTACAACGAAATGGTTTTGGTTAAGGACATAAATATATACAGTTTGTGCGAGCATCACCTCTTGCCCTTCTTCGGGAAGGCACACATAGCGTACATACCCAACGGTATAGTCTGCGGTCTTTCAAAGCTTGTCCGAACGGTCCGAGCCTTTGCCCTCCGACCTCAAGTCCAAGAAAGACTCACCAATCAAATCGCAGACTTTTTGATGGAGCAGTTAAAGCCAAAGGGTGTGGCGGTGGTCTTGGAAATGGAGCATCTGTGCATGTCCATGAGGGGGGTGATGTCCCCGGGGCATATTACAACTACTTCAGCCCTTAGGGGTATATTCCTCTCTGACCTGCGCACGCGGGAGGAGTTCCTCAAGCTAATAGGGAAGTCTAACCAATGA
- the coaD gene encoding pantetheine-phosphate adenylyltransferase, with amino-acid sequence MISVVYPGTFDPPHLGHLDIVKRSCELFDRVVVAIAKSPRKYLLFNLEERVDMFRVMVEPLGSKVEVKGFDGLLVDFMRKEGLRVIVRGVRLFTDFEYELQIALNNSKLAGVETIFMMPSQEYIHISSTIVRDIASYCGTLEGLVHPYVAKKLREKFHCP; translated from the coding sequence ATGATTAGCGTAGTATATCCGGGCACCTTTGACCCTCCTCACCTGGGACATCTTGACATAGTTAAAAGGAGCTGTGAGCTATTTGATAGGGTAGTAGTGGCCATAGCCAAAAGCCCAAGGAAATACCTACTCTTTAACTTGGAAGAGAGAGTAGATATGTTTAGAGTGATGGTTGAACCCTTAGGTTCAAAGGTGGAGGTTAAGGGCTTTGATGGACTTTTGGTGGATTTTATGAGGAAGGAGGGGCTGAGGGTGATAGTGAGGGGTGTTAGGCTTTTTACGGACTTTGAGTATGAACTTCAGATTGCCCTCAATAACAGCAAGTTGGCAGGCGTAGAAACCATATTTATGATGCCCTCTCAAGAATACATACACATAAGCTCCACCATAGTGAGGGACATAGCCAGCTACTGCGGAACTTTAGAGGGCTTGGTACATCCCTATGTGGCAAAAAAGCTAAGAGAAAAGTTCCACTGCCCTTAA
- a CDS encoding PSP1 domain-containing protein: MLHIKARYQDTRKIIEVDGVREDVQRGELVVVSSEKGEELVEVLGYSKEGLSSKVTFLRKATEEDKRKAQENEERAKEFHELCKRKIKEHNLDMKLLKTYIPLDGSKVFFYYTAEQRVDFRALVRDLAKSIKRRIEMRQIGVRDAVQMMGWLGNCGNDVCCAKFAEKLDSVYVHDIHLQNLPLSPSKFTGPCGRLLCCLAYERENYLIKEILPDVGTSICYKGSEYNLIFVEPLRGYALLEREGKKIEVPLKDLLPNHYERALEHCRVCPACCRRVNADHEAPVGATE; encoded by the coding sequence ATGCTTCATATAAAGGCGCGCTATCAGGACACTAGGAAGATCATAGAAGTGGATGGTGTTAGGGAGGATGTTCAAAGGGGGGAGTTGGTGGTTGTCAGTTCTGAAAAGGGAGAAGAGTTAGTGGAAGTTCTCGGCTATTCAAAGGAAGGACTGTCTTCAAAGGTGACCTTTCTAAGAAAGGCAACGGAAGAGGATAAAAGGAAAGCTCAAGAAAACGAAGAGCGTGCAAAAGAATTCCATGAACTCTGTAAGAGAAAGATAAAAGAACATAACTTGGATATGAAACTCTTAAAAACCTACATTCCCTTGGATGGGTCCAAGGTGTTCTTTTACTATACCGCAGAACAAAGGGTGGATTTTAGGGCTTTGGTGAGGGATCTGGCAAAATCAATAAAAAGGCGTATAGAGATGAGGCAGATAGGGGTCAGGGATGCGGTTCAGATGATGGGTTGGCTTGGGAACTGCGGTAATGATGTTTGCTGTGCAAAGTTTGCGGAAAAATTGGATTCCGTTTATGTGCACGATATACACCTTCAGAACCTTCCCCTGTCTCCCTCCAAATTTACCGGACCTTGTGGAAGGCTCTTGTGCTGTTTAGCCTACGAGCGGGAAAACTACTTGATAAAAGAGATTCTACCAGATGTGGGGACTTCTATATGCTACAAGGGAAGCGAATACAACCTAATTTTTGTGGAACCACTGCGAGGTTATGCCCTGTTGGAAAGGGAAGGGAAAAAAATTGAGGTACCCTTGAAGGACCTTCTGCCCAACCATTACGAAAGGGCTTTGGAGCATTGCAGGGTGTGTCCCGCGTGTTGTAGAAGGGTGAACGCAGACCATGAAGCTCCTGTTGGAGCTACAGAGTGA
- a CDS encoding DNA polymerase III subunit, translated as MKLQAFLERMFNQKRVPQALLFYGKEGIGKREIAFELSKALLCLKSQYPACGVCESCRLLKDFFSQPEEKLKVYEDDKFVYLQGDHPDFIYLKPEKTEIKVDQIRAVRDFVYIKPALSPKKVVVIYNADAMNPYAQNALLKVLEEPPLDTHFILVSHNLNSILPTIKSRCFMLEVPPLTKEELAQRTGIKDDLLLELSEGSIILLESLKEKKEIVETALKFWQLDWVSLFKLANKLEDWSTEDKLLFLKILSGLIQKKYLQERDERYKLMLDRVYFAMEYLGKGINLKLTLFYLYLKGGDKNASYKGALSGH; from the coding sequence ATGAAACTGCAAGCCTTTTTGGAAAGAATGTTCAATCAAAAACGGGTACCTCAAGCCTTACTTTTTTATGGAAAAGAAGGAATAGGAAAGCGTGAAATTGCCTTTGAGCTCTCCAAGGCTTTGTTGTGCTTGAAGTCCCAGTATCCTGCCTGCGGAGTCTGTGAATCCTGCCGTCTTTTGAAGGACTTTTTCTCCCAGCCCGAAGAAAAGCTAAAGGTATATGAGGACGATAAGTTCGTTTATCTTCAAGGGGACCACCCGGACTTTATCTATCTCAAGCCCGAAAAGACGGAGATAAAGGTTGATCAGATTAGGGCTGTTAGAGATTTTGTTTATATAAAGCCTGCCCTTTCTCCAAAAAAGGTGGTTGTTATATATAACGCAGACGCCATGAACCCTTACGCCCAAAATGCCCTGCTGAAAGTTTTAGAAGAGCCTCCCTTAGACACCCACTTTATACTTGTCTCACATAATCTAAACAGCATATTACCTACCATAAAGTCAAGGTGTTTTATGTTAGAGGTTCCACCCCTTACAAAAGAGGAGCTTGCCCAAAGGACAGGTATAAAGGATGATCTTCTTTTGGAGCTTTCGGAGGGTAGTATTATCTTACTTGAAAGCTTGAAAGAAAAGAAAGAGATAGTGGAAACCGCACTGAAGTTTTGGCAGTTAGATTGGGTCAGTCTCTTTAAATTAGCCAACAAGTTGGAAGACTGGAGCACGGAGGATAAGCTCTTATTTCTTAAGATCCTATCGGGTTTGATCCAAAAAAAATATCTACAAGAGCGGGATGAAAGGTACAAACTCATGCTTGATAGGGTATACTTTGCCATGGAGTACCTGGGCAAAGGCATTAACTTAAAGCTCACATTGTTTTATCTTTATTTAAAGGGAGGTGATAAAAATGCTTCATATAAAGGCGCGCTATCAGGACACTAG
- the ybeY gene encoding rRNA maturation RNase YbeY, which yields MLVKKKVKGVESKLLSKIARRALEVLGLSKVELSIALVSDAQIKRLNKLYRNKDKPTDVLSFPIGEKVEDWLILGDIVISVDTAKRQAQELGHSLEEEIKRLLVHGLVHLLGYDHELGGEEERKFFELEEFVLREL from the coding sequence GTGCTGGTCAAGAAAAAGGTAAAAGGAGTAGAAAGCAAACTTCTGAGCAAAATAGCCCGCAGAGCCCTTGAGGTTCTTGGTTTAAGCAAGGTAGAACTCAGCATTGCCTTAGTTTCCGATGCGCAGATAAAAAGGTTAAACAAGCTTTACAGAAACAAAGACAAACCCACCGATGTGCTATCCTTTCCCATAGGTGAGAAAGTGGAGGATTGGCTTATTCTTGGGGACATTGTTATCTCGGTGGATACCGCCAAAAGGCAGGCGCAGGAGCTTGGCCACAGTTTGGAGGAAGAGATAAAAAGACTTTTGGTGCACGGCTTGGTGCATCTTTTGGGCTACGACCACGAACTTGGGGGAGAGGAGGAAAGGAAGTTTTTTGAACTGGAAGAGTTTGTTTTAAGGGAACTTTAA
- a CDS encoding septal ring lytic transglycosylase RlpA family protein, which yields MKRWFFVLCLAFGFSYAQECKVLEGYASWYGEKFHGRKASSGERFDKFKYTAASKYFDMHTYLLVRNLENGREVVVRVNDKGPHKKGRIIDLSKSAAEKLGMLKKGVAKVQVMPLHCVAKDDQEEVIVDLIKTD from the coding sequence ATGAAGAGGTGGTTTTTTGTCCTCTGCCTTGCCTTTGGCTTTTCTTACGCCCAAGAGTGCAAGGTTTTAGAGGGCTATGCCTCCTGGTATGGCGAAAAGTTCCACGGAAGAAAAGCGTCTAGCGGAGAAAGGTTTGATAAATTCAAATACACTGCTGCGTCAAAGTACTTTGATATGCATACATACCTCCTGGTGAGAAACTTGGAAAACGGAAGGGAGGTAGTGGTTAGGGTTAATGATAAGGGACCACACAAAAAGGGCAGGATCATAGACCTATCAAAGTCTGCGGCGGAAAAGCTCGGAATGCTCAAAAAGGGAGTGGCCAAGGTTCAGGTGATGCCCTTGCACTGCGTGGCAAAGGATGACCAAGAGGAAGTAATAGTGGACCTTATAAAGACCGATTGA
- a CDS encoding radical SAM protein yields the protein MKLLLELQSELNRLFLFELKDGSRIESVFYRGDTLCISTQVGCALGCPFCLSGSKGLLRNLSAEEIYSQYKLLKDRLPIKRIAMSGIGEPLMNYANVQEAFWMLKEEGLKVSFYTTGFPTEKLPMLLSLPHNGVTISVHTVREEKRKLLIPHGGSLEKLISTLKHSLKELSSSRRKKIALAYLLMKGINDTEEELLEFSRLVKELGLRAVLLYYNSTKPDFEAPSPEEYERAFLTLKAQGIKVTLSTRYRKDKLGGCGTLLVNRSL from the coding sequence ATGAAGCTCCTGTTGGAGCTACAGAGTGAACTAAACCGATTGTTTTTGTTTGAGTTGAAGGATGGCTCAAGAATTGAGTCAGTTTTTTACAGGGGAGACACCCTCTGCATTTCCACACAGGTGGGCTGTGCGTTGGGATGTCCCTTCTGTCTTTCAGGTTCAAAGGGGCTACTGAGAAATCTTTCTGCAGAGGAAATATACTCCCAATACAAGCTTTTAAAGGATAGACTCCCAATAAAGAGAATAGCTATGTCAGGCATTGGGGAGCCTTTGATGAATTACGCGAACGTCCAAGAAGCCTTCTGGATGTTAAAAGAGGAGGGACTAAAGGTTTCCTTCTACACCACCGGCTTCCCTACGGAAAAACTGCCCATGCTACTTAGTCTTCCCCACAATGGCGTAACCATATCTGTGCATACAGTAAGAGAGGAAAAAAGAAAACTTCTAATCCCTCATGGAGGAAGTCTTGAGAAGCTCATCAGTACACTGAAACATTCTCTCAAAGAGCTCAGTTCAAGCAGGAGAAAAAAGATTGCCTTAGCATATTTGCTTATGAAGGGCATAAACGACACAGAGGAAGAACTTTTGGAGTTTTCAAGGCTTGTCAAGGAGCTGGGCTTGAGGGCGGTGCTTCTTTACTATAACTCCACAAAGCCTGACTTTGAAGCGCCATCTCCAGAGGAATATGAAAGGGCTTTTTTGACATTAAAGGCTCAGGGTATAAAGGTTACCCTTTCCACAAGATACAGAAAGGACAAACTTGGGGGTTGTGGAACACTCTTGGTCAATCGGTCTTTATAA
- the speD gene encoding adenosylmethionine decarboxylase produces MAKALGLHILADLHGVNPDLIDRVEDIKNLLETAVRVAGLTKISSHYYQFQPHGATGVILLAESHISIHTWPEHGLATVDVYTCGDPSKAYKAMDYIISTLEPSRVDKQVHERGLVGSSEGQELRSILLNI; encoded by the coding sequence ATGGCAAAAGCCCTCGGACTGCATATCTTAGCGGACCTGCACGGCGTTAACCCTGACCTTATTGACAGGGTAGAGGACATCAAAAACCTTTTAGAGACCGCCGTCAGGGTAGCAGGTCTCACCAAGATCTCCTCTCATTACTACCAATTCCAACCCCACGGTGCCACAGGTGTTATCCTTCTTGCGGAGTCCCACATATCCATCCACACATGGCCCGAGCATGGATTGGCAACGGTAGATGTCTATACCTGTGGAGATCCTTCCAAGGCTTACAAGGCTATGGACTACATAATATCCACCTTGGAGCCTTCTCGGGTCGATAAGCAGGTTCATGAGAGGGGCTTGGTGGGAAGTTCCGAGGGTCAAGAGTTGCGAAGTATTTTGCTGAACATATAA
- a CDS encoding glycine cleavage system protein H yields the protein METYKGCKIPKELYYDIENQVWYRLEEDGTVTVGATDVGQTRAGRMVNVRIKPPGKHVPKGKPIASLESGKWTGPIPAVIEGEIVERNEKLFDQPDLINDDPYGEGWIARLKPTNLERDLKDLVTGDVALQKMKEYIEREGVECKG from the coding sequence ATGGAAACCTATAAGGGCTGTAAGATTCCTAAGGAACTTTACTATGATATAGAGAACCAAGTTTGGTATCGCCTTGAGGAAGATGGCACCGTTACGGTTGGTGCCACGGACGTAGGGCAAACCCGCGCGGGCAGAATGGTAAACGTCCGGATAAAGCCACCCGGCAAACACGTGCCCAAAGGAAAGCCCATAGCGTCCTTAGAAAGTGGCAAATGGACTGGTCCAATACCTGCGGTCATAGAGGGTGAGATTGTGGAAAGGAACGAAAAGCTCTTTGACCAACCGGACCTAATAAACGACGACCCCTACGGAGAAGGCTGGATCGCAAGGCTAAAGCCCACAAACTTGGAAAGGGACCTAAAGGACCTAGTAACAGGAGACGTTGCCCTGCAAAAGATGAAAGAGTACATAGAAAGGGAAGGTGTAGAGTGCAAGGGTTAA